A stretch of the Notamacropus eugenii isolate mMacEug1 chromosome 2, mMacEug1.pri_v2, whole genome shotgun sequence genome encodes the following:
- the DHCR7 gene encoding 7-dehydrocholesterol reductase, with protein sequence MAMRSPASSPKKTPNGNTSAHGKWGRAWEVDWFSLASVIFLLMFAPLIVYYFIMSCDQYGCSLTAPVVEMVTGKSSLSAIWARTPGVTARAAQIYMAWVTFQVVLYMMIPDFCHKFVPGYVGGVQEGAITPAGTVNKYEVNGLQAWLITHLLWFANAHLFHCFSPTIIFDNWIPLLWCANILGYAVSTFVLIKGYFFPTNAKDCKFTNSFFYNYMMGVEFNPRIGKWFDFKLFFNGRPGIVAWTLINLSFAAKQQELFGSVTNSMILVNVLQALYVLDFFWNETWYLKTIDICHDHFGWYLGWGDCVWLPYLYTLQGLYLVYHPVQLSTPHALGVLLLGLVGYYIFREANHQKDLFRKTNGNCQIWGQKPKYIECSYTSADGQKHHSKLMVSGFWGLARHFNYTGDLMGSLAYCLACGFSHLLPYFYIIYMSILLIHRCLRDEDRCSRKYGRDWEHYTTKVPKRLLPGIF encoded by the exons ATGGCGATGCGTTCCCCAGCCAGCTCCCCTAAGAAGACGCCAAATGGTAACACCTCGGCTCATGGGAAATGGGGCCGAGCCTG GGAAGTGGACTGGTTCTCCTTGGCTAGTGTCATCTTCTTGCTGATGTTTGCCCCACTCATCGTCTATTACTTCATCATGTCCTGTGATCAGTATGGTTGTTCCCTCACTGCGCCCGTGGTGGAGATGGTGACAGGGAAATCCAGCCTCTCGGCCATCTGGGCCCGGACCCCAGGTGTGACGGCCAGAGCAGCTCAGATCTACATGGCTTGGGTCACTTTTCAG GTGGTTTTGTACATGATGATTCCTGATTTTTGCCACAAATTTGTGCCTGGCTACGTGGGAGGTGTTCAGGAAGGGGCTATCACCCCTGCAG GAACTGTAAACAAGTATGAGGTCAACGGTCTCCAGGCCTGGCTCATCACGCACCTTCTGTGGTTCGCAAACGCTCATCTCTTCCACTGCTTCTCTCCTACCATTATTTTCGACAACTGGATACCACTGCTCTGGTGCGCCAACATCCTTGGCTACGCCGTGTCCACATTTGTGCTCATCAAAGGATATTTCTTCCCCACCAACGCCAAGGACTG TAAGTTCACAAACAGCTTCTTCTACAACTACATGATGGGTGTGGAGTTCAACCCAAGGATAGGGAAGTGGTTTGACTTCAAACTCTTCTTCAACGGCCGCCCAGGCATCGTCGCCTGGACACTCATCAATTTGTCCTTTGCGGCCAAGCAGCAGGAGCTCTTTGGTTCAGTGACCAACTCCATGATCCTGGTCAACGTCCTGCAG GCTCTTTATGTGCTAGATTTTTTCTGGAATGAAACCTGGTACCTGAAAACCATCGACATCTGCCATGACCACTTTGGCTGGTACCTGGGCTGGGGTGACTGTGTCTGGCTGCCTTACCTCTACACCCTGCAG GGCTTGTACTTGGTCTATCATCCTGTGCAGCTCTCCACACCCCATGCACTGGGCGTCCTGCTACTGGGCCTCGTGGGCTACTATATCTTCCGAGAGGCCAATCACCAGAAAGACCTCTTCCGAAAAACCAATGGGAACTGCCAGATCTGGGGCCAGAAGCCCAAGTACATAGAGTGCTCTTACACGTCGGCCGATGGGCAAAAGCATCACAGCAAGCTGATGGTGTCGGGCTTCTGGGGCCTGGCTCGCCACTTCAACTACACGGGTGACCTCATGGGCAGCCTGGCCTACTGCCTGGCCTGCGGCTTCTCTCACCTCCTGCCCTACTTCTACATTATCTACATGTCCATCCTGCTCATCCACCGCTGTCTGCGTGATGAGGATCGCTGCTCCCGCAAATATGGGCGCGATTGGGAGCACTATACCACCAAGGTGCCCAAGCGTCTGCTGCCTGGTATCTTCTAG